The genomic stretch GTGTTGGTATGAGTCAAGGGATGATAGGATATTATATTGAACAGGCATTAAGGAATGAGATCTGTAGGCGAGGAATGAAACGAAAAGTAATAGTGGTGTTGACTCAAGTTTTGGTAAATAAAGAAGATGAGTGTTTTAATAATCCTAGCAAACCTATTGGTCCATTTTATGATAAGATACGAGCAAAAGAGCTTGAGAGTGAGGGATATACTTTAAAAGAAGATAGTGGAAGAGGGTATAGGAGAGTGGTTGCATCACCTAAGCCTATTGAGATTATAGAAATTGAAGAGATAATTGAATTAATTAACAAAGGATGTATAGTGATTGCTTGTGGAGGAGGTGGTATACCTGTTATCAAAGATGAAAGAGGAGTCATTAAGGGAATAAGTGGCGTAATTGATAAGGATTTTGCATCGTCTAAATTAGGACAAGATATAGGAGCAGATCAGTTATTAATTATTACTGCTGTTGAGCAGGTGGCGTTAAATTTTGGCAAAAGCAATGAAAGTTTACTGAGCAAAGTAAGTATTGGTGATTTAGAGAGATATATCAAAGAGGGTCATTTTGCGGCAGGTTCTATGTTGCCTAAAATAGAGGCAAGTATTAACTTTGTAAAGTCTAGAGAGAATAGAGAGGCAATTATTACATCACTTGATAAAATTATTGAAGGGATAAAGGGAATTAGAGGGACAATGATAACCATGTAGATCGCGTTACTAAATATTGATATAGGAAAGTGTATAGTATAAGTAATCATCTATTTTAAAAAAAAGTAAAGTTTCAACAGAGTCAATGATTAAGATGGATGGCGAAGATCTTAAAATCAACCCATTCATTTGTATTTTTAATTTCTATTATTAAATTTTATATTTCATGTATGATATTTTTAGT from Borrelia duttonii Ly encodes the following:
- the arcC gene encoding carbamate kinase, with amino-acid sequence MNKRIVVSLGGNALECGDGTFCEQLSRIESSVCGIVDLIEYGYEIVISHGNGPQVGRILLENEMCKETPLAPLDVCVGMSQGMIGYYIEQALRNEICRRGMKRKVIVVLTQVLVNKEDECFNNPSKPIGPFYDKIRAKELESEGYTLKEDSGRGYRRVVASPKPIEIIEIEEIIELINKGCIVIACGGGGIPVIKDERGVIKGISGVIDKDFASSKLGQDIGADQLLIITAVEQVALNFGKSNESLLSKVSIGDLERYIKEGHFAAGSMLPKIEASINFVKSRENREAIITSLDKIIEGIKGIRGTMITM